In Janthinobacterium rivuli, a single genomic region encodes these proteins:
- a CDS encoding Tim44 domain-containing protein — translation MKLKKFMVGMMLAATTVSMLGEALARPMGGGRSFGRQSQNVGRQAPAPAPTPAPAAAPRQAQPAPAPAPAPAAKAPSRWKGLLGGALLGLGLGALLSHFGLGGALASMISTLLMVALLAGVAFFIYRMVRGKRDSNASGNAPFAGFGNQPAPAGNVPDIGSRIPPLPPLQPVSSGVGLDKPDPVPAPAAAPWGVPGDFDKDAFLRHAKSNFIRLQAAWDKADVNDIREFTSPEVYAELRMQIQERGAQPDFTDVVTIDAELLGIETSVNDYLASVKFTGLIRSAPGAAAEPFAEVWNMSKPVSGNSGWVLAGIQQLN, via the coding sequence ATGAAATTGAAGAAATTTATGGTCGGCATGATGCTGGCCGCGACCACGGTATCCATGCTGGGCGAGGCGCTGGCCCGTCCCATGGGCGGTGGCCGTTCGTTTGGCCGCCAGTCGCAAAACGTGGGCCGCCAGGCGCCCGCACCGGCGCCAACCCCGGCACCGGCCGCCGCGCCACGCCAGGCGCAACCTGCGCCGGCTCCCGCACCGGCCCCTGCCGCCAAGGCACCGAGCCGCTGGAAGGGCTTGCTGGGCGGCGCCTTGCTGGGTCTGGGTTTGGGCGCGCTGCTGTCGCATTTCGGCCTGGGCGGCGCCCTGGCCAGCATGATCAGTACCCTGCTGATGGTGGCCTTGCTGGCCGGCGTGGCCTTCTTCATCTACCGCATGGTGCGCGGCAAGCGTGACAGCAATGCCAGCGGCAATGCGCCGTTCGCCGGTTTCGGCAACCAGCCTGCGCCAGCCGGCAACGTGCCTGACATCGGTTCGCGCATTCCACCGCTGCCGCCGCTGCAACCCGTCTCGTCCGGCGTTGGCCTGGATAAGCCGGACCCGGTCCCGGCCCCCGCTGCAGCGCCATGGGGCGTGCCAGGCGACTTCGACAAGGATGCCTTCCTGCGCCACGCGAAAAGCAATTTCATTCGCCTGCAAGCGGCCTGGGACAAGGCGGACGTCAACGATATCCGCGAATTCACGTCGCCGGAAGTGTATGCGGAACTGCGCATGCAAATCCAGGAACGGGGCGCGCAGCCGGACTTTACGGATGTCGTCACCATCGATGCCGAACTCCTGGGCATCGAGACGAGCGTCAACGATTACCTGGCCAGCGTGAAATTTACGGGCCTGATCCGTTCGGCGCCGGGCGCCGCGGCGGAACCGTTCGCGGAAGTGTGGAATATGTCGAAACCCGTCAGCGGCAACAGCGGCTGGGTCCTGGCAGGCATCCAGCAATTGAATTAA